The Marivivens sp. LCG002 genome contains a region encoding:
- a CDS encoding levansucrase produces MVLALENQWIWDSWYAFDGEKHHCYFLKADKSLGDPDLRHFNVTQGHAVSTDLTNWEHLGTCLTPWRDGPAWDDKTTWTGSVVQDDDGLWHLFYTGTRQSEKALYQRVGHATSTDMHSWERVGDGQCLDLTGPNAKYYECEHAIGHWHDRAMRDPWVMRDPDGDGWLMYFTARVPGIEEPNAGGAIGFATSKDLIRWELQPPVFQGDYGQLEVPQVFEINGKWYCLFCTADEHWSKDRIAAAGVPPVTGNHYLIADNPRGPWKTAPGFLDGAVPCERYAARIVEKDGEYFILGFADYGKEQFGGYIHDPQRVLVDAEGLLYLEKAD; encoded by the coding sequence ATGGTTCTTGCACTCGAAAACCAATGGATCTGGGACAGCTGGTATGCCTTCGACGGCGAAAAGCATCACTGCTACTTCCTCAAGGCCGACAAATCGCTGGGCGATCCCGATCTGCGCCATTTCAACGTAACCCAAGGCCATGCGGTTTCGACCGACCTGACCAACTGGGAGCATCTTGGCACCTGCCTTACCCCGTGGCGCGATGGTCCCGCTTGGGACGACAAGACCACATGGACCGGCTCCGTGGTTCAGGACGATGATGGCCTTTGGCACCTGTTCTATACCGGCACCCGTCAGAGCGAGAAGGCTCTTTACCAGCGCGTCGGCCATGCGACCTCGACCGACATGCATTCTTGGGAGCGTGTGGGCGACGGGCAATGTCTCGACCTCACGGGCCCGAACGCCAAATACTATGAGTGTGAACATGCTATCGGCCATTGGCACGACCGCGCGATGCGCGACCCGTGGGTGATGCGTGATCCCGATGGCGACGGCTGGCTCATGTATTTCACCGCACGCGTGCCCGGCATTGAGGAGCCCAACGCAGGCGGAGCCATTGGCTTTGCCACGTCCAAGGACCTGATCCGCTGGGAGCTTCAGCCGCCCGTATTCCAAGGCGACTATGGCCAGCTCGAAGTGCCTCAGGTCTTCGAGATCAACGGTAAATGGTATTGCCTCTTCTGCACCGCAGACGAGCATTGGTCCAAGGATCGCATCGCCGCTGCAGGTGTTCCGCCTGTTACGGGCAATCATTACCTCATCGCCGACAATCCGCGCGGCCCGTGGAAAACCGCTCCCGGTTTCCTCGACGGCGCGGTGCCTTGCGAGCGCTACGCCGCCCGCATCGTGGAAAAAGACGGCGAGTATTTCATCCTCGGCTTTGCCGACTACGGCAAAGAGCAATTCGGCGGCTACATCCACGACCCGCAGCGTGTGTTGGTGGATGCCGAAGGTCTCTTGTATCTGGAGAAGGCGGACTGA
- a CDS encoding zeta toxin family protein: MRPSLVLLAGPNGSGKSTLYYTRVAPNFDGPFINADNIQRDELGDPSMEAAYEAARIASARRLEMMDARQSFAAETVFSHPSKLGVIEAARERGYLVIVMHVGVDSADLSVARVVERRSEGGHYVPEDKIRARFVRSEPLIRQAVLQADRGMVFDNSQLNMPPRQMLVFAAGRLIQAAPLLPEWILRAYSADLTV; the protein is encoded by the coding sequence ATGAGGCCAAGCCTCGTCCTCCTTGCCGGACCAAACGGCTCCGGCAAGTCCACGCTTTACTATACCCGCGTTGCACCAAACTTCGACGGTCCTTTCATTAACGCTGACAACATCCAACGCGACGAGTTGGGCGATCCGTCGATGGAAGCTGCCTATGAAGCGGCACGCATTGCTTCGGCGCGAAGGCTCGAGATGATGGACGCGCGCCAGAGTTTCGCCGCAGAGACGGTATTCTCGCACCCCTCAAAGCTGGGGGTGATAGAAGCGGCGCGAGAGCGCGGCTATCTTGTTATCGTTATGCATGTTGGTGTCGACAGCGCTGACCTTTCAGTGGCTCGGGTTGTCGAGCGGCGCTCTGAAGGGGGACACTATGTGCCCGAAGACAAGATCCGCGCGCGTTTTGTTCGGAGTGAGCCTTTGATCCGGCAAGCGGTCCTGCAAGCGGATCGCGGGATGGTCTTCGACAACTCTCAGCTCAACATGCCGCCACGCCAGATGTTGGTCTTCGCCGCCGGTCGCCTCATCCAAGCCGCGCCTCTCCTCCCGGAGTGGATCCTTCGCGCCTATTCTGCAGATCTGACGGTCTGA
- a CDS encoding sugar ABC transporter permease, translating to MATSSKLTSSNKAGWLFALPGFGLMVVFIILPFFFAIGLSFTNQRLISPNPTEFVGLTNYKSLLGVGMITLEPEKDESGQILRDESGAPTYPRLRNFTRGNPDYANLDGMRELTSWQSGDNRTYILAKDVVFMRAVLNTLIFVIVVAPVQGGLALGLALLINQRLRGINVYRAIYFMPVVVSIVVVSLLWRFIYDGNNGLLNNILSSLTFGAFNPIDWLGNPDTALGSIIAMSIWQAVGFHMVIWLSGLQTISPTLYEAAEIEGSSKWQTFRYVTWPGLRNTAVLVLIVITMQAFALFSQIDVMTNGGPLDSTQTIVFQAVERGYGKQDISGGSTISVILFVIVLSISLIQRWLTRERR from the coding sequence ATGGCGACTTCTTCCAAACTCACATCGTCGAACAAAGCAGGGTGGCTTTTCGCGCTCCCCGGTTTTGGGTTGATGGTTGTCTTCATCATCCTGCCCTTCTTTTTCGCGATCGGCCTGTCCTTTACCAACCAGCGACTGATCTCGCCCAACCCGACCGAGTTTGTCGGCTTGACGAACTACAAGTCGCTTCTTGGAGTGGGGATGATCACGCTCGAGCCTGAAAAGGACGAGAGCGGACAGATCCTGCGCGACGAAAGCGGCGCTCCGACCTATCCCAGACTGCGCAATTTCACACGCGGCAATCCCGATTACGCAAATCTTGACGGGATGCGCGAGCTGACAAGCTGGCAGTCGGGTGATAATCGCACCTATATCCTTGCCAAAGACGTCGTCTTTATGCGCGCTGTGCTGAACACTCTGATCTTTGTGATCGTGGTGGCTCCTGTGCAGGGCGGGCTTGCCTTGGGCCTTGCGCTCTTGATCAACCAGAGGCTTCGGGGGATCAACGTTTACCGCGCGATCTACTTTATGCCGGTTGTGGTTTCAATCGTCGTGGTCTCGCTCCTCTGGCGCTTCATTTACGACGGCAACAATGGCCTGTTGAACAATATCCTTTCCTCGCTCACCTTTGGCGCCTTCAACCCCATCGACTGGCTTGGCAACCCCGATACGGCCTTGGGTTCGATTATCGCGATGTCGATTTGGCAGGCCGTGGGCTTTCACATGGTGATCTGGCTCTCGGGTCTTCAGACCATTTCGCCGACGCTTTACGAGGCCGCGGAGATCGAAGGCTCCTCCAAGTGGCAGACCTTTCGCTATGTGACCTGGCCGGGGCTGCGCAACACGGCGGTGCTGGTGCTCATCGTGATCACCATGCAGGCCTTCGCGCTCTTTAGCCAGATCGACGTGATGACCAACGGCGGTCCGCTCGACAGCACGCAAACCATCGTCTTCCAAGCGGTCGAGCGTGGTTATGGCAAGCAGGACATTTCGGGCGGCTCGACCATCTCGGTGATCCTATTCGTGATCGTTCTGTCGATCTCTCTCATTCAACGCTGGCTCACAAGGGAGCGTCGCTGA
- a CDS encoding carbohydrate ABC transporter permease yields MALVSPDNRGLRLVTRYTVLTIIALIFCFPLVFMVMSSLKPSQQLLLDTASLRAFLPVGDISLDNYTSAFKRAPVGLFVFNSMLVTGVTVILSLFICSMAAFSIVFLNWRGRDIVLSIILATLIVPFETIAIPMLLLASKLPWIGLEGFTTGWLNTYRVQIVPFIADGLTIYLFVQYFKDLPSELIEASRVEGASWGQIYRRIVMPLAGPVLATAAILKFLAMYNQYLWPLMVVQEEQYRPVMVGLQYFFQLNIVWGEIMAYLSLITVPVLAFYLFLQRAFIASIASTGVKG; encoded by the coding sequence ATGGCACTCGTATCTCCAGATAATCGCGGTCTGCGTCTTGTTACCCGCTACACGGTTCTTACGATCATCGCTTTGATCTTCTGTTTCCCGCTTGTCTTCATGGTGATGTCTTCGCTCAAGCCGAGCCAGCAGCTCTTGCTGGATACGGCGTCTTTGCGGGCCTTTTTGCCTGTAGGCGACATCAGCCTCGATAACTACACATCTGCGTTCAAACGTGCGCCTGTCGGGCTCTTCGTGTTCAACTCGATGCTCGTCACCGGTGTGACCGTGATCCTGTCACTTTTCATCTGCTCGATGGCGGCATTCTCGATCGTGTTCCTGAACTGGCGGGGCAGGGATATCGTGCTTTCGATCATCCTTGCGACCTTGATCGTGCCCTTTGAAACCATCGCAATTCCGATGCTGCTTCTGGCCTCCAAACTGCCTTGGATCGGGCTTGAGGGGTTCACCACGGGCTGGCTCAACACCTATCGTGTTCAGATCGTGCCCTTTATCGCCGATGGCCTGACGATCTATCTCTTCGTGCAGTATTTCAAAGACCTGCCGAGCGAATTGATAGAAGCTTCTCGCGTCGAGGGCGCAAGCTGGGGTCAGATTTATCGCCGCATCGTTATGCCGCTTGCAGGCCCCGTCCTTGCGACCGCTGCAATCCTCAAGTTTCTGGCCATGTATAACCAGTATCTCTGGCCGCTCATGGTCGTGCAGGAAGAGCAATACCGTCCCGTCATGGTCGGTCTGCAATACTTCTTCCAGCTCAATATCGTCTGGGGCGAAATCATGGCTTACCTCAGCCTGATCACAGTGCCCGTTCTCGCTTTCTATCTCTTCTTGCAACGTGCCTTCATCGCGTCGATCGCATCGACGGGTGTCAAAGGCTAA
- a CDS encoding YnfA family protein, translated as MGVFSSFGIYVLAAVAEIAGCFAFWAWLRLDRSVLWLMPGGIALALFAYLLTRVDTDFAGRAYAAYGGIYIVTSLVWLWAVEGQFPTRWDVIGATFCLVGAAIILAGPPLQR; from the coding sequence ATCGGAGTGTTTTCCTCGTTTGGCATTTACGTCTTGGCGGCGGTGGCTGAAATCGCAGGATGCTTTGCGTTCTGGGCGTGGCTGCGTCTTGACCGATCTGTGCTTTGGCTCATGCCTGGCGGCATAGCGCTGGCGCTATTTGCCTATCTTCTGACGCGGGTCGACACGGATTTCGCGGGGCGGGCCTATGCAGCCTATGGGGGAATTTACATCGTTACATCTTTGGTTTGGCTATGGGCCGTCGAAGGGCAATTCCCGACCAGATGGGATGTGATCGGGGCCACGTTCTGCCTCGTCGGTGCGGCTATCATCCTCGCCGGCCCGCCGCTTCAAAGGTAA
- the ugpC gene encoding sn-glycerol-3-phosphate ABC transporter ATP-binding protein UgpC, with the protein MADITLNKIKKSYGPVDVIKGVDIEIKHGEFVVFVGPSGCGKSTLLRMIAGLEDITGGELSIDGKVVNELQPKDRGVAMVFQSYAIFPHMTVRENVAFGLTISKTPKADKEAKVAEAARILQMEHLLDRRPSQLSGGQRQRVAIGRAIVRDPKVFLFDEPLSNLDAALRMDMRMEIGKLHKDLGATMIYVTHDQVEAMTLADKIVVLRDGEVQQIGAPMELYHKPANLFVAKFIGSPSMNFLEVKVQSAENGKYVVSNAALDPVAIPSQIDAKVGDTLVLGVRPQYLEPEIKDGAGVLHGTVNLTERLGSETVMNLALGDGSTLIAALPKDAIFERGTGIELCFDPAKAHLFHPE; encoded by the coding sequence ATGGCAGATATTACACTCAATAAGATCAAAAAATCTTACGGTCCCGTTGACGTCATCAAAGGCGTCGACATCGAGATCAAGCACGGTGAGTTCGTCGTCTTCGTCGGCCCCTCGGGCTGCGGCAAATCTACCTTGCTGCGGATGATCGCAGGGCTCGAAGATATCACGGGCGGCGAGCTTTCGATTGACGGTAAGGTCGTCAACGAGCTCCAGCCCAAAGATCGTGGCGTAGCGATGGTCTTCCAATCCTATGCGATTTTCCCGCACATGACCGTGCGCGAGAACGTGGCTTTTGGCCTGACCATCTCGAAAACGCCGAAAGCGGATAAAGAAGCCAAGGTCGCTGAGGCTGCCCGCATCCTCCAGATGGAGCATCTCCTCGATCGTCGCCCGAGCCAACTTTCAGGTGGCCAGCGGCAGCGCGTTGCCATCGGCCGCGCGATCGTCCGAGATCCCAAAGTGTTCCTCTTTGACGAACCGCTCTCGAACCTTGATGCAGCGCTTCGCATGGATATGCGTATGGAAATCGGCAAGCTGCACAAGGATCTTGGCGCAACCATGATCTATGTGACCCATGATCAGGTCGAAGCGATGACGCTCGCCGACAAGATCGTTGTGCTGCGTGATGGCGAAGTTCAGCAGATCGGCGCGCCGATGGAGCTCTACCATAAGCCCGCCAACCTCTTTGTGGCCAAGTTTATCGGCAGCCCGTCGATGAACTTCCTCGAGGTCAAGGTCCAGTCGGCCGAGAACGGTAAATACGTTGTTTCGAACGCAGCCCTTGACCCTGTGGCGATTCCTTCTCAGATCGACGCCAAGGTCGGCGATACTCTCGTTCTTGGCGTGCGTCCGCAGTATCTCGAACCCGAGATCAAGGACGGCGCAGGCGTCCTTCATGGCACCGTCAATCTGACGGAACGATTGGGGAGCGAAACTGTCATGAACCTCGCGCTCGGTGATGGCAGCACCCTGATTGCAGCCCTTCCCAAGGACGCAATCTTCGAGCGCGGCACGGGTATCGAGCTGTGTTTCGATCCTGCCAAGGCGCATCTCTTCCACCCCGAGTAA
- a CDS encoding ABC transporter permease, protein MSWPFSFARFLAVLTKEFIQMRRDKVTFVMMIGVPIMQLLIFGYAINSDPRHLPTLVEMADEGPISRAILASMDTSTYFDFEGIVTSPEEGERALRDGTTSFVVVIPDGFERDVVRGLRPQILLAADASDPAAAGGAVAALSGIVDTVLSQTMTGALGYTAPAPPPFGVVVHKFYNPEGKTSVNIVPGLLAVILSLTMVMITAVAIVREREKGTMETLIATPVRPFEVMTGKIMPYVLVGYVQTGVFLVVSRILFGVPFIGSPFAFFVGFNLYIVVNLALGFLISTVAKSQMQAMQVSFFTLLPTILLSGFMFPFAAMPNWAQTIGSVIPATHFLRLIRKVMLKGADLIDIAGDLTAITLIMLVIVGVALKRYRQTLD, encoded by the coding sequence ATGAGCTGGCCGTTTTCCTTTGCCCGCTTCCTCGCGGTGCTGACCAAAGAGTTCATCCAGATGCGCCGCGACAAGGTCACCTTCGTGATGATGATCGGCGTGCCTATCATGCAGCTCTTGATCTTTGGCTATGCGATCAACTCCGATCCCCGCCATCTTCCGACGCTTGTCGAAATGGCAGACGAAGGTCCGATCAGCCGCGCGATCCTGGCTTCCATGGACACTTCGACATATTTCGATTTCGAAGGGATAGTGACAAGCCCCGAAGAGGGCGAGCGTGCGCTACGGGACGGAACCACAAGTTTCGTCGTGGTCATTCCCGATGGGTTCGAACGGGACGTTGTGCGCGGACTTCGGCCACAAATCCTCTTGGCAGCAGATGCGAGCGATCCGGCTGCCGCAGGCGGGGCGGTCGCAGCGCTCTCGGGGATCGTGGATACTGTTCTCTCCCAAACCATGACCGGCGCATTGGGCTATACCGCGCCTGCGCCGCCTCCCTTTGGTGTTGTGGTGCATAAATTCTACAATCCCGAGGGCAAGACTTCGGTCAACATCGTGCCGGGGCTTCTTGCGGTCATCCTCTCTCTTACCATGGTGATGATCACCGCTGTTGCCATCGTGCGAGAGCGCGAAAAGGGCACAATGGAGACGCTGATCGCGACGCCAGTGCGTCCCTTTGAGGTGATGACGGGCAAGATCATGCCCTATGTTCTCGTCGGCTATGTTCAGACGGGCGTTTTTCTGGTGGTCAGCCGTATTCTCTTTGGCGTTCCTTTCATCGGCTCGCCATTCGCCTTCTTTGTGGGCTTCAATCTCTATATCGTGGTGAACCTCGCGCTAGGCTTCTTGATCTCGACCGTTGCGAAAAGCCAGATGCAGGCGATGCAGGTCTCGTTCTTTACTCTGCTGCCGACGATCCTTCTTTCGGGGTTCATGTTCCCCTTTGCCGCGATGCCGAATTGGGCCCAGACCATCGGGTCGGTCATCCCCGCCACGCATTTCCTGCGTCTCATCCGCAAAGTGATGCTCAAGGGCGCGGACCTCATAGATATCGCGGGCGACCTGACCGCGATTACCTTGATCATGCTGGTGATCGTCGGGGTTGCCTTGAAGCGCTATCGTCAGACGCTTGATTGA
- the rpsU gene encoding 30S ribosomal protein S21: MEVSVRDNNVDQALRVLKKKLQREGVYREMRLKEFFEKPSIKKAREKKEAISRQRKLARKKALREG; the protein is encoded by the coding sequence ATGGAAGTCAGCGTTCGCGACAATAACGTGGATCAGGCACTGCGCGTGCTCAAGAAGAAGCTCCAGCGCGAAGGTGTCTACCGTGAAATGCGTCTGAAAGAGTTCTTCGAAAAGCCCTCGATCAAGAAGGCCCGTGAGAAGAAAGAGGCCATCAGCCGTCAGCGCAAGCTTGCTCGCAAGAAGGCCCTGCGCGAAGGGTAA
- a CDS encoding glutaredoxin → MQINRNAQGNRHRGKRLLYPAAPAAPFRDTNAMRQILSANALHPAIRDKVLSYHSDIVAEVQAEIAANRIVVVGMRYNGSVGRARKSLEAAGHAFKYLEYGSYTSGWRRRLALKMWTGWPTFPMIFVDGVFVGGNSDLQKLLAAKAL, encoded by the coding sequence ATGCAGATCAATCGTAACGCCCAAGGCAATCGCCATCGGGGCAAACGGCTCCTATATCCCGCCGCTCCTGCGGCCCCATTCAGAGACACCAACGCAATGCGCCAAATTCTGTCCGCCAACGCCCTTCATCCCGCTATCCGTGACAAGGTTCTATCCTATCACTCCGATATCGTTGCCGAGGTTCAGGCGGAGATTGCCGCGAACCGCATCGTTGTTGTGGGGATGCGTTATAACGGCTCCGTCGGCCGCGCCCGCAAGAGTTTAGAGGCGGCAGGGCATGCGTTCAAATACCTCGAATACGGGAGCTATACCTCGGGCTGGCGCCGTAGGCTTGCTCTCAAGATGTGGACCGGTTGGCCGACTTTTCCGATGATCTTTGTCGATGGCGTTTTCGTCGGGGGTAATTCGGATTTGCAGAAGCTACTGGCCGCAAAAGCACTTTAA
- a CDS encoding extracellular solute-binding protein, producing the protein MKLFKLSAGVMALTAGMSGAAFAQTELTMWYHGAGNEVESQIINQIVADFNASQSDWSVSLESFPQGAYNDSVVAGALAGNLPDILDVDGPVMPNWAWSGYMQPLQIDEAKIEAFLPGPKGYWDGKLYSIGLWDAAVALVTRQSYLDEMGLRTPTLEQPWTGEEFQAALDAAKNSGKFDYALDLGMAWTGEWYPYAFSPFLQSFGGDIVDRSTYKTAEGALNGEAAVAFGNWWQGLFTGGYAQATQDGADRDTGFANGKYAFTWNGNWAALGALQSFDDTVFLPAPDFGNGPKIGAASWQFGVSASSEHPEGASAFIEFALQDKYLADFSNGIGLIPATAAAAEMTENYKAGGPMSVFFGLTEAQALVRPVTPGYVVQAKVFEKALADIANGADVADTLDAAVDEIDADIEKNGGYGH; encoded by the coding sequence ATGAAACTGTTTAAACTTTCTGCAGGCGTCATGGCGCTGACCGCAGGTATGTCGGGCGCTGCCTTCGCTCAGACCGAACTCACCATGTGGTATCACGGTGCAGGCAACGAAGTCGAAAGCCAGATCATCAACCAGATCGTTGCTGACTTCAACGCAAGCCAGTCCGACTGGTCTGTCAGCCTCGAGTCGTTCCCGCAGGGTGCATATAACGACTCTGTCGTTGCAGGCGCACTTGCCGGCAACCTTCCGGACATACTCGACGTCGACGGCCCCGTTATGCCGAATTGGGCGTGGTCGGGCTACATGCAGCCGCTGCAAATCGACGAAGCCAAGATTGAAGCCTTCCTTCCTGGCCCCAAGGGCTACTGGGACGGTAAGCTCTATTCGATCGGTCTCTGGGATGCTGCCGTTGCTCTCGTGACCCGTCAGTCGTATCTCGATGAAATGGGCCTTCGGACTCCGACCCTCGAGCAGCCCTGGACCGGCGAAGAATTCCAAGCGGCTCTGGATGCTGCTAAGAATTCGGGCAAGTTCGATTATGCGCTCGATCTCGGCATGGCTTGGACCGGCGAATGGTATCCCTATGCCTTCTCGCCCTTCCTTCAGTCGTTTGGCGGTGACATCGTTGACCGCTCGACCTACAAAACTGCCGAAGGCGCTCTGAATGGCGAAGCTGCAGTTGCTTTCGGTAACTGGTGGCAGGGTCTGTTCACCGGCGGCTATGCCCAAGCAACTCAGGACGGCGCTGACCGCGACACCGGCTTTGCGAACGGCAAATACGCCTTTACCTGGAACGGTAACTGGGCGGCACTTGGTGCGCTCCAGAGCTTTGATGACACCGTCTTCCTTCCCGCACCCGATTTCGGCAATGGCCCGAAAATCGGTGCTGCCTCCTGGCAGTTCGGCGTTTCGGCAAGCTCCGAGCACCCCGAGGGCGCATCGGCCTTCATCGAGTTCGCGCTTCAGGACAAATACCTTGCCGACTTCTCGAACGGCATCGGCCTGATCCCGGCTACGGCCGCTGCGGCTGAGATGACCGAAAACTACAAGGCCGGTGGCCCGATGTCCGTGTTCTTCGGTCTGACCGAAGCACAGGCGCTCGTTCGTCCGGTAACCCCGGGCTACGTGGTTCAGGCAAAAGTATTCGAGAAGGCGCTGGCTGACATCGCCAACGGTGCCGACGTTGCCGACACCCTCGATGCTGCTGTCGACGAAATCGACGCCGACATCGAGAAGAACGGCGGCTACGGCCACTAA
- a CDS encoding LacI family DNA-binding transcriptional regulator: MDSTQDWGGKRLATIYDVAKIAGVSPKTVSRVLNGDAPVGEKTREAVEKAILELGYVPSNAARMMRSSRSGLIGLITGAISTTSDGNEPKGLPDLLIVQGIQSVMSATGMTLMIADTGGSSSRVPELIRTFVEHRAEGLIYVADYHQRVELPPAPKGTPLVLANCYDDLGTPSVLPDDERGQHDLVARLIQAGHSRIGYLTLPKGMDATRLRLDGYKRALAEAGIAFDPELVSTGFMHDKLRNSAVLWDAIDRILSLPNPPTVLCCGNDEMAMRVYGILRTRGIRMPEDISVAGYDNYRVIAETLFPPLTTAELPYAAMGARAADWLLSLINDETHEQINPTLVSGPVNWRSSVTAIAPADGNTIRFPLSNGRNPQ, encoded by the coding sequence ATGGATTCTACGCAAGACTGGGGAGGCAAGCGTTTGGCGACGATTTACGACGTAGCAAAGATAGCGGGGGTCTCGCCAAAGACTGTGAGCCGCGTCCTCAACGGGGATGCTCCGGTCGGTGAAAAGACCCGCGAGGCCGTTGAAAAGGCCATTCTCGAACTTGGCTATGTCCCGTCGAACGCTGCCCGTATGATGCGATCTTCGCGCTCAGGCCTCATCGGTTTGATCACAGGCGCCATCTCGACAACATCAGACGGCAACGAGCCTAAGGGTCTGCCTGATTTGCTCATCGTTCAGGGCATTCAGTCGGTCATGTCCGCCACCGGTATGACGCTGATGATCGCCGATACAGGCGGCAGCTCGTCCCGTGTGCCCGAACTTATCCGCACCTTTGTCGAGCACCGCGCCGAGGGCCTTATCTATGTGGCCGACTATCACCAGCGCGTCGAGCTTCCGCCTGCACCCAAGGGCACGCCCTTGGTGCTTGCCAACTGCTACGATGACCTTGGAACGCCGTCAGTGCTTCCTGATGACGAGCGGGGACAACATGATCTTGTTGCCCGTCTGATCCAAGCAGGGCACAGCCGCATCGGCTATCTGACGTTGCCCAAGGGGATGGATGCAACGCGCCTCCGTCTCGATGGATATAAGCGCGCTTTGGCAGAGGCGGGGATCGCATTCGACCCCGAGCTTGTCTCGACAGGTTTCATGCATGACAAGCTTCGCAATTCCGCTGTGCTATGGGATGCGATCGACCGCATTCTTTCGCTGCCCAATCCGCCGACCGTGCTGTGCTGCGGTAACGACGAGATGGCGATGCGCGTCTATGGTATCCTGCGCACGCGCGGCATCCGTATGCCCGAAGATATTTCGGTTGCCGGCTACGATAATTACCGCGTGATCGCGGAAACGCTTTTCCCGCCATTGACCACTGCCGAGCTGCCCTATGCAGCTATGGGCGCGCGCGCTGCCGATTGGCTGCTGTCGCTGATCAATGACGAGACCCACGAACAGATCAACCCGACGCTAGTGTCGGGTCCTGTGAATTGGCGGTCCTCTGTGACCGCTATTGCCCCGGCGGATGGCAACACGATCCGCTTTCCACTTTCGAACGGGAGGAACCCCCAATGA
- a CDS encoding ABC transporter ATP-binding protein produces the protein MTEELAISVKGLTKVFGDRTVVDHFDMEVPKGAIYGFLGPNGSGKTTTIRMMCGLLTPDGGTGQCLGLDILSQQEAIKENVGYMTQKFSLYEDLTIRENLDFIARMYRVPSRRERVKHALIDLGLADRANQLAGTLSGGWKQRLALAACMIHDPSLLLLDEPTAGVDPKARRDFWDEIRRLSAKGVTVLVSTHYMDEAVQCDFIAYIAYGKKLIAGPARDIPKMIGLHTWQVTGPDIGDLEMALRSEPDVGQVARFGQVLHVSGTDEKALEAVANRYRATQSHKWMLKEAELEEAFIYLMAGATDNFLGAAK, from the coding sequence ATGACCGAAGAGCTTGCCATCTCGGTCAAGGGGCTGACCAAAGTCTTTGGTGACCGCACCGTGGTCGATCATTTTGATATGGAAGTGCCAAAGGGCGCGATCTATGGCTTTCTGGGTCCAAACGGATCAGGCAAAACGACCACGATCCGCATGATGTGCGGGCTCTTGACGCCCGATGGCGGCACAGGCCAGTGCCTCGGTCTCGATATCCTGAGCCAGCAAGAGGCGATCAAGGAAAACGTCGGGTATATGACCCAAAAATTCTCGCTCTACGAGGATTTGACGATCCGAGAGAACCTTGATTTCATCGCGCGGATGTATCGCGTGCCCTCGCGGCGCGAGAGGGTGAAACACGCGCTTATTGATCTGGGCCTTGCGGATCGCGCCAATCAGCTTGCAGGGACCCTCTCAGGAGGATGGAAGCAGCGTCTCGCTCTTGCGGCCTGCATGATCCATGATCCGTCGCTCCTCCTTCTTGATGAACCGACCGCGGGCGTTGACCCCAAGGCGCGGCGCGACTTCTGGGATGAAATTCGTCGCCTCTCAGCCAAAGGCGTGACCGTTCTTGTCTCGACCCATTACATGGACGAAGCGGTGCAGTGCGATTTCATCGCCTATATCGCATACGGCAAAAAACTCATCGCAGGTCCGGCTCGGGATATTCCCAAAATGATCGGGCTCCACACATGGCAGGTCACCGGACCCGATATTGGAGACCTTGAAATGGCGCTGCGGAGCGAGCCTGACGTCGGTCAGGTGGCGCGCTTTGGTCAGGTGCTTCATGTCTCGGGCACAGATGAAAAGGCGCTCGAGGCAGTGGCAAACCGTTATAGGGCCACGCAATCGCACAAGTGGATGCTCAAAGAAGCCGAGTTGGAAGAAGCCTTCATTTATCTCATGGCCGGTGCCACGGATAACTTTCTGGGGGCTGCGAAATGA
- a CDS encoding DUF3833 domain-containing protein has translation MLRFFQMVLISLVLAGCAIKPSIDDPKLSDRELDLVEFFEGRTTAHGQFQDVLGNVSRRFEVDIKGSWNGSELVLVEDFVYSDNTTEQRIWTLTPKGDGAWTGTAAGVIGEATGQIKGDMFYWTYTIDLPLPDGPMRVTFDDYMWSLSDKRVLNIAYMSKYGFPLGQVTIFFEKE, from the coding sequence ATGCTCCGATTTTTCCAAATGGTTTTGATCTCGCTCGTCTTGGCGGGGTGTGCGATCAAACCCTCGATCGATGATCCGAAACTGTCGGATCGAGAACTTGATCTCGTTGAATTCTTCGAAGGGCGCACCACCGCCCACGGTCAATTTCAGGACGTCCTCGGCAATGTCAGCCGCCGCTTTGAAGTTGACATAAAGGGAAGCTGGAACGGCTCCGAATTGGTTCTGGTCGAGGATTTCGTCTATTCCGACAATACGACCGAGCAGCGGATCTGGACCCTTACCCCCAAAGGGGATGGCGCATGGACGGGCACCGCGGCGGGCGTGATCGGAGAGGCGACAGGCCAGATCAAAGGGGATATGTTCTACTGGACCTACACGATCGACTTGCCTCTGCCTGATGGTCCGATGAGGGTGACCTTCGACGATTATATGTGGTCCCTGAGCGATAAGCGCGTGCTTAACATTGCCTATATGTCGAAATACGGGTTCCCGCTGGGGCAGGTGACGATTTTCTTCGAGAAAGAGTAA